One window of the Anoplolepis gracilipes chromosome 9, ASM4749672v1, whole genome shotgun sequence genome contains the following:
- the Dhit gene encoding uncharacterized protein Dhit isoform X2, which yields MIEMSSGLGATAMGIGVSHGTGGEGVAGGCRLRAQNQGQASGSTMQHSNPQQSSQQQQQSQQQQQQQQAPASQQQSQQQRQAVGFMGRSKKDNCCLCWCCCCSCSLAVVGGNSTGTGGPGDQGKKKSNAGVGGEHGGVVTDLTGGSAGNGLDGLDGLDNLDGGLECCSLEEVRSWGSSFDKLMRSAAGRKLFKEFLVSEYSEENIAFWLACEQLKRENNPETIEEKARYIYEEYISILSPKEVSLDSRVREIVNRNMVEPTPHTFDEAQLQIYTLMHRDSYPRFVNSEIYRRVARLNSSSPPSPGTGQEHGSGKTKGKRAAT from the exons ATGTCGAGTGGACTCGGTGCAACTGCAATGGGGATCGGCGTTAGTCACGGGACAGGCGGCGAGGGTGTAGCTGGTGGTTGTCGCCTCCGTGCACAGAACCAAGGCCAGGCCTCGGGATCCACGATGCAGCACAGTAATCCGCAGCAGTCGTctcaacagcagcagcagtcgcaacagcagcagcagcagcagcaagcGCCTGCGTCACAGCAGCAGTCGCAACAACAACGTCAGGCGGTTGGATTCATGGGCCGATCGAAGAAGGACAACTGTTGCCTATGCTGGTGCTGTTGTTGCAGTTGCTC TTTGGCGGTAGTCGGCGGTAATTCGACGGGCACCGGTGGACCGGGTGATCAGGGCAAGAAGAAGAGTAACGCCGGCGTCGGCGGCGAGCATGGCGGCGTCGTCACCGACCTCACGGGTGGAAGTGCAGGTAACGGTCTCGACGGACTCGACGGCCTCGACAACCTCGACGGCGGCCTGGAGTGTTGCAGCTTGGAAGAGGTTCGATCCTGGGGCTCGTCCTTCGACAAACTGATGAGGAGCGCTGCCGGACGCAAGCTCTTCAAAGAGTTCCTCGTGAGCGAGTACAGCGAGGAGAACATCGCCTTCTGGCTGGCCTGCGAGCAACTCAAGCGAGAGAACAATCCCGAGACGATCGAGGAGAAGGCGCGCTATATTTACGAGGAATACATATCCATACTTTCGCCGAAGGAa GTGAGTCTGGACTCGCGGGTACGGGAGATCGTGAATCGCAACATGGTGGAACCTACGCCACATACTTTCGACGAGGCGCAGCTACAAATCTACACCCTTATGCATCGGGACTCGTATCCGCGTTTCGTCAACAGCGAGATTTACCGGAGGGTAGCCAGATTAAATAGCAGCAGTCCACCCAGCCCGGGCACCGGACAGGAGCACGGTAGTGGGAAAACGAAAGGCAAGCGGGCGGCAACGTAA
- the Dhit gene encoding uncharacterized protein Dhit isoform X1 encodes MIEMSSGLGATAMGIGVSHGTGGEGVAGGCRLRAQNQGQASGSTMQHSNPQQSSQQQQQSQQQQQQQQAPASQQQSQQQRQAVGFMGRSKKDNCCLCWCCCCSCSCLAVVGGNSTGTGGPGDQGKKKSNAGVGGEHGGVVTDLTGGSAGNGLDGLDGLDNLDGGLECCSLEEVRSWGSSFDKLMRSAAGRKLFKEFLVSEYSEENIAFWLACEQLKRENNPETIEEKARYIYEEYISILSPKEVSLDSRVREIVNRNMVEPTPHTFDEAQLQIYTLMHRDSYPRFVNSEIYRRVARLNSSSPPSPGTGQEHGSGKTKGKRAAT; translated from the exons ATGTCGAGTGGACTCGGTGCAACTGCAATGGGGATCGGCGTTAGTCACGGGACAGGCGGCGAGGGTGTAGCTGGTGGTTGTCGCCTCCGTGCACAGAACCAAGGCCAGGCCTCGGGATCCACGATGCAGCACAGTAATCCGCAGCAGTCGTctcaacagcagcagcagtcgcaacagcagcagcagcagcagcaagcGCCTGCGTCACAGCAGCAGTCGCAACAACAACGTCAGGCGGTTGGATTCATGGGCCGATCGAAGAAGGACAACTGTTGCCTATGCTGGTGCTGTTGTTGCAGTTGCTCGTG TTTGGCGGTAGTCGGCGGTAATTCGACGGGCACCGGTGGACCGGGTGATCAGGGCAAGAAGAAGAGTAACGCCGGCGTCGGCGGCGAGCATGGCGGCGTCGTCACCGACCTCACGGGTGGAAGTGCAGGTAACGGTCTCGACGGACTCGACGGCCTCGACAACCTCGACGGCGGCCTGGAGTGTTGCAGCTTGGAAGAGGTTCGATCCTGGGGCTCGTCCTTCGACAAACTGATGAGGAGCGCTGCCGGACGCAAGCTCTTCAAAGAGTTCCTCGTGAGCGAGTACAGCGAGGAGAACATCGCCTTCTGGCTGGCCTGCGAGCAACTCAAGCGAGAGAACAATCCCGAGACGATCGAGGAGAAGGCGCGCTATATTTACGAGGAATACATATCCATACTTTCGCCGAAGGAa GTGAGTCTGGACTCGCGGGTACGGGAGATCGTGAATCGCAACATGGTGGAACCTACGCCACATACTTTCGACGAGGCGCAGCTACAAATCTACACCCTTATGCATCGGGACTCGTATCCGCGTTTCGTCAACAGCGAGATTTACCGGAGGGTAGCCAGATTAAATAGCAGCAGTCCACCCAGCCCGGGCACCGGACAGGAGCACGGTAGTGGGAAAACGAAAGGCAAGCGGGCGGCAACGTAA